A part of Miscanthus floridulus cultivar M001 chromosome 6, ASM1932011v1, whole genome shotgun sequence genomic DNA contains:
- the LOC136459270 gene encoding basic leucine zipper 23-like, whose translation MDDGVDLPSHHLLLPHPEISHGFDDFFKSTAACTHTHTCNPPGPSAAMHIHTCLHTHRQVIASSEELRTPRKPLGNREAVRKYREKKKAHAAFLEEEVKKLRATNQQLLRRLQRHAALEAEVARLRGLLFDVQGKIDAEIGAFPFQKHRSFGSVICTDPSLCFINDDDAEVAGREESSGPTNFDFEIDESGSISRELDIPEVINSMDAAASLVNSASLAE comes from the coding sequence ATGGACGACGGAGTAGACCTTCcaagccaccaccttctgttacCACACCCTGAGATCTCCCATGGATTCGACGATTTCTTCAAGAGTACAGCTGCATGTACTCATACACACACCTGCAATCCGCCGGGTCCATCGGCCGCTATGCATATCCACACATGCCTCCACACGCACAGGCAGGTCATAGCCTCTAGCGAAGAGCTGAGGACGCCTCGAAAACCTCTCGGAAACAGAGAGGCTGTGCGTAAGTACCGGGAGAAGAAGAAAGCACACGCGGCCTTCCTAGAGGAGGAGGTCAAGAAGCTGCGCGCCACCAACCAGCAGCTGCTGAGGAGACTGCAGAGGCATGCAGCACTTGAGGCTGAGGTGGCGAGGTTAAGAGGCCTCTTGTTTGATGTGCAAGGCAAGATCGATGCAGAGATCGGTGCCTTCCCGTTCCAAAAGCATCGGAGCTTTGGTTCTGTTATCTGCACAGACCCTAGTCTTTGCTTTATTAATGATGATGATGCAGAGGTTGCAGGCCGGGAAGAGAGCTCCGGGCCAACAAATTTTGATTTTGAGATCGATGAAAGTGGCAGTATCTCACGTGAACTCGATATTCCTGAAGTGATTAATTCCATGGATGCTGCTGCAAGCTTGGTGAACTCAGCCTCTTTGGCTGAGTGA
- the LOC136456721 gene encoding probable E3 ubiquitin-protein ligase RHC1A, with translation MSNRATHWCYACRRPIRLRGQDIICPNCNDGFIQEISEMGGRLNTYGLIEPDFEERRARRFGMMDAMSSLMRQRMEEMVEDSLFDVHGRQGTGTEYGRRPTAVPTLVFGGIPSPGVGSSDVNVVLRGGRRVDAVHPNFSSLVVGPSLEALFEQLLLQNNRQGPAPAPQSAIDSMPVLKINRRHLDDDAQCAVCKDEFEVGAEAREMPCKHLYHTDCIIPWLVQHNSCPVCRHPLPSQRSGSTSSARVPSAYYNEAADDPGVTRADLEPAPRNSGSESQERHSSSFIWPFGTSSSSSSSYQYQESVDEPAVYDPNQIAYSEWHYDP, from the coding sequence ATGTCCAATAGGGCCACACATTGGTGTTATGCGTGTCGGCGGCCAATTCGTCTCCGTGGGCAGGATATCATATGCCCCAACTGCAATGATGGTTTTATCCAAGAAATCAGTGAGATGGGTGGCCGATTGAACACTTATGGGCTAATTGAACCGGACTTTGAAGAGCGTCGAGCTAGAAGATTTGGAATGATGGATGCCATGTCTTCCCTTATGCGGCAACGGATGGAAGAAATGGTAGAAGATAGTTTGTTTGATGTTCATGGTAGACAAGGGACAGGTACTGAATATGGAAGGAGGCCAACTGCTGTTCCTACGCTGGTATTTGGTGGCATCCCTTCTCCTGGAGTTGGTAGCAGTGATGTTAATGTTGTCCTCAGGGGAGGCCGCAGAGTTGACGCTGTCCATCCAAATTTCAGTAGTTTAGTTGTTGGTCCCAGTCTGGAAGCCCTATTTGAGCAGCTACTCCTCCAGAACAACCGTCAAGGCCCAGCACCTGCTCCACAGTCAGCTATTGATTCCATGCCTGTGTTGAAGATAAATCGCAGGCATCTTGACGACGATGCGCAGTGTGCAGTTTGCAAAGACGAATTTGAGGTTGGAGCAGAGGCACGGGAGATGCCATGCAAGCACCTGTACCACACTGACTGCATCATCCCCTGGCTGGTTCAGCACAATTCTTGCCCTGTTTGCCGCCATCCACTGCCATCACAGAGATCAGGCAGTACCAGTAGCGCCCGTGTGCCTTCAGCTTACTACAACGAAGCCGCTGATGATCCTGGGGTCACCAGAGCAGATCTTGAACCTGCTCCAAGAAACAGCGGCAGCGAAAGCCAGGAAAGGCACAGCTCCTCGTTTATCTGGCCATTTGGCACGTCGAGTTCCAGTTCCAGTTCTTACCAGTACCAAGAAAGTGTTGATGAGCCTGCAGTATACGATCCAAACCAGATAGCATATTCTGAGTGGCACTATGACCCCTGA
- the LOC136459272 gene encoding 4-diphosphocytidyl-2-C-methyl-D-erythritol kinase, chloroplastic-like — MACSAHLLSHSLYSSHCSSPARPSNLRSKGRPPARASPAARPASRARGCRGVSLRVAASFEEGRRQVEVSYDPQARFNQIADQTDKDAGMTRLNLFSPCKINVFLRITGKRPDGFHDLASLFHVISLGDTIKFSLSPSKSRDRLSTNVPGVPVDESNLIIKALNLYRQKTGTNNFFWIHLDKKVPTGAGLGGGSSNAATALWAANQFAGCIASENDLQEWSGEIGSDIPFFFSRGAAYCTGRGEIVQDIPNPLPENLPMVLIKPSEACSTAEVYKRFRLEQTTQADPLTLLKEITQNGISQDVCVNDLEPPAFEVLPSLKRLKKRIIAASRDDYSAVFMSGSGSTIVGIGSPDPPAFVYDDEDYKDVFWSEACLLTRDENEWYREPISSNATSSKDGLQASVAD, encoded by the exons atGGCTTGCTCCGCGCACCTTCTGTCCCACAGCCTCTACTCGTCCCACTGCTCCAGTCCGGCCAGGCCCAGTAACCTCCGCTCCAAGGGCCGACCGCCGGCACGGGCGTCTCCCGCTGCGAGGCCCGCCTCGAGGGCCAGGGGCTGCCGGGGTGTCAGCCTGAGGGTCGCCGCGTCGTtcgaggaggggaggaggcaagTGGAG GTCTCTTATGACCCACAAGCAAGGTTTAACCAGATAGCGGACCAAACTGACAAGGATGCTGGGATGACACGGCTTAACCTATTTTCACCTTGCAAA ATTAATGTGTTCTTGAGGATAACGGGTAAGAGACCAGATGGGTTCCATGACCTGGCTTCTCTATTTCAT GTGATAAGTTTGGGTGATACGATCAAATTTTCATTGTCACCAAGTAAAAGCAGAGATCGCCTGTCAACCAATGTTCCAGGTGTCCCAGTTGATGAAAGCAATTTG ATCATCAAGGCACTCAATCTTTACCGACAGAAAACTGGGACTAATAACTTTTTTTGG ATACATCTTGATAAGAAGGTCCCAACTGGTGCTGGTCTCGGTGGTGGAAGCAGTAATGCTGCAACTGCACTATGGGCTGCTAACCAGTTTGCTGGCTGTATAGCTTCAGAGAACGATCTTCAAGAGTGGTCTGGTGAGATTGGATCAGATATCCCCTTTTTCTTTTCACGAGGAGCAGCATATTGTACTGGTAGAGGAGAG ATTGTCCAAGATATCCCAAATCCCTTGCCAGAAAATTTACCAATGGTTCTTATAAAGCCGTCTGAAGCATGCTCAACTGCTGAAGTTTACAAG CGATTCAGGTTGGAACAAACAACTCAAGCTGATCCCTTGACCTTGCTCAAGGAAATAACTCAAAATGGGATATCACAAGATGTTTGTGTTAATGACCTAG agCCTCCAGCTTTCGAGGTGTTGCCTTCACTTAAGAGGTTGAAGAAACGAATTATTGCAGCTAGCCGGGATGATTATAGTGCTGTTTTTATGTCAGGAAG TGGAAGCACAATTGTTGGGATTGGTTCCCCGGATCCTCCTGCATTCGTGTATGACGATGAAGACTACAAGGATGTTTTTTGGTCAG AGGCTTGCTTGCTCACTCGCGATGAGAACGAGTGGTACAGGGAACCAATCTCGTCCAATGCCACGTCTAGCAAAGATGGTTTGCAAGCCTCGGTCGCTGACTGA
- the LOC136459273 gene encoding uncharacterized protein, with product MAAEAQAEGPALPAAPPPPLAHGSSSASPEKRGLPIPGNDGGAEEEERRLPEPKRRRACVAALDSVPSSVAEEGEDSPGSGCGGDEGGDGDGASFSFQYARGGFVALETTPKFGSFNPPGEAELASLYLKPAGYEADAEGSTEADDEVPAASAPGAEAKDESSQLLGGEVDGQLQA from the coding sequence ATGGCGGCGGAGGCTCAGGCTGAGGGTCCCGCGCTGCCCGCAGCGCCCCCTCCGCCCCTGGCGCACGGGAGCTCTTCCGCTTCCCCGGAGAAGCGCGGGCTCCCGATCCCGGGGAACGACGGcggggcggaggaggaggagcggcggcTGCCCGAGCCGAAGCGGCGCCGCGCGTGCGTCGCCGCGCTCGACAGCGTCCCCAGCTCGGTGGCCGAGGAGGGGGAGGACTCGCCTGGCTCGGGCTGCGGCGGGGACGagggcggggacggggacggcgcGTCGTTCTCGTTCCAGTACGCGCGGGGCGGCTTCGTGGCGCTGGAGACCACGCCCAAGTTCGGGTCCTTCAACCCGCCAGGGGAAGCCGAGCTGGCGAGCCTATATCTGAAGCCCGCGGGGTACGAAGCTGACGCGGAGGGCTCGACGGAGGCGGACGACGAGGTCCCCGCGGCGTCGGCTCCTGGGGCGGAGGCCAAAGACGAGAGCTCGCAATTACTGGGCGGCGAGGTTGATGGCCAGCTCCAGGCATGA